One window from the genome of Pyrus communis chromosome 16, drPyrComm1.1, whole genome shotgun sequence encodes:
- the LOC137721488 gene encoding probable WRKY transcription factor 13 translates to MASRTSQAAVLNQQQQLGLFENQEGEGCNTQMGFFPFPSNLIFSSLPVLGHQSLKGGFSTASIASDDAPSTTTLSETLVPRPSLTPPPLRHKQDHNITTTSSEFGGGGGGGAHAHLLSLQRSTANLWAWGDVNDDRDEYCLNSKRSSGGDDHHHPYLGGVSAMKMKKMKAIRRKVREPRFCFKTLSDVDVLDDGYKWRKYGQKVVKNTQHPRSYYRCTMDNCRVKKRVERLAEDPRMVITTYEGRHVHSPSHDLEDQDSRSPSHLNNFFW, encoded by the exons ATGGCATCTAGAACGTCCCAGGCAGCCGTTCTcaaccagcagcagcagctgggTTTGTTTGAGAATCAAGAGGGAGAGGGTTGTAATACACAGATGGGTTTCTTTCCTTTCCCATCAAACTTGATCTTTTCGTCGTTGCCGGTTTTAGGTCACCAATCTCTCAAAGGTGGCTTCAGCACGGCTAGCATAGCTTCTGATGATGCACCTTCAACTACCACTCTCTCTGAAACCCTAGTCCCCCGGCCATCACTTACTCCTCCTCCTCTAAGGCATAAACAAGATCATAACATCACTACTACTAGTTCTGAATTTggcggtggaggaggaggaggagcccaTGCCCATCTCCTTTCTTTGCAAAGATCCACCGCAAATCTCTG GGCATGGGGAGACGTGAATGATGATCGTGATGAGTACTGCTTGAACAGCAAGAGATCAAGCGGCGGAGACGACCACCATCATCCTTATTTAGGAGGGGTTTCAgcaatgaagatgaagaagatgaaggcaATTAGGAGGAAGGTGAGGGAGCCTAGGTTTTGCTTCAAAACCCTGAGCGATGTGGATGTGCTTGATGATGGTTACAAGTGGAGAAAGTACGGACAGAAAGTGGTAAAGAACACACAGCATCCAAG GAGTTACTATCGTTGTACGATGGATAACTGCCGCGTAAAGAAACGAGTAGAGCGCTTAGCCGAGGACCCGAGGATGGTGATCACAACATATGAAGGGAGACACGTGCATTCTCCATCTCATGATCTTGAGGATCAAGATTCACGATCTCCGTCTCACCTAAACAACTTCTTCTGGTAG